One genomic segment of Microbacterium sp. ProA8 includes these proteins:
- a CDS encoding SAF domain-containing protein, translating into MTAHSDPVRTPRRAFWGDARFFLGVLLVAASVIGVWLVVSAARQTVPVYAAAHTIVPGEAIGAGDFTVVDVALGPLAGTYLTADDLDGAQVATRTIEAGELVPAASVGDPSDARTTSVVVRSAVDVPASVEAGTVVELWSAPLLEQGAYDEPRILVADATVVSVTRDESMMGGGAAALELVIPRADVPATLAAMSDESALSIVPTMGAGS; encoded by the coding sequence ATGACGGCCCACAGCGACCCTGTCCGAACCCCGCGACGCGCCTTCTGGGGCGACGCGCGCTTCTTTCTCGGCGTGCTCCTCGTGGCGGCATCCGTGATCGGCGTGTGGCTCGTGGTCTCGGCCGCACGGCAGACGGTGCCGGTGTACGCGGCCGCCCACACGATCGTGCCCGGCGAGGCGATCGGCGCCGGCGACTTCACGGTGGTCGACGTCGCGCTCGGGCCGCTGGCGGGCACCTACCTCACCGCCGACGACCTCGACGGGGCGCAGGTCGCGACGCGCACGATCGAGGCGGGCGAGCTGGTGCCGGCGGCATCCGTCGGCGATCCGTCCGACGCGCGCACCACGAGCGTCGTCGTCCGCAGCGCCGTCGACGTGCCGGCGTCCGTCGAGGCAGGCACCGTCGTCGAGCTGTGGTCCGCTCCGCTCCTCGAGCAGGGCGCCTACGACGAGCCGCGCATCCTCGTCGCGGATGCGACCGTGGTGTCGGTGACGCGCGACGAGTCGATGATGGGCGGCGGTGCTGCCGCGCTCGAACTGGTCATCCCCCGGGCGGACGTGCCGGCGACGCTCGCCGCGATGTCCGACGAGTCGGCCCTCTCGATCGTGCCGACCATGGGCGCCGGCTCATGA
- a CDS encoding P-loop NTPase, which produces MRVVVAVDDAGLLVDGLRREGIDVIAVVAAAAPALAAADGMLGIDAETLLRALADADALVVSVSRATISPTVVALCDRAGTRVLPLVEDAAGERVAAACGLEAPLSRQIEPWRIAEALSAAPAASAPSPAPRAQPRVIAVWGAAGAPGRSTVATELAVELARGGRHVALVDADTHAPSLALTLGLADEGPGFAAACRQAELGGLDARELTRIAVPLGRTGVDVLTGINRPSRWPELSDRRVAAALAACREWADYTVVDVASSLERDEEIVSDLDGPRRNAATLAALRSADLVVAVVAADPVGIARFLRGHADLRATIGATPVAVVANRLRPGTLGIDARGQVRRTLDRFGGIEDVWFLPQDARSTDAAILASLPIAEVAPRAPLTLAVRRFVGEAVVPAPEPQRAASGGRRGVGRGRSRRAARPGADEVARVGAPVG; this is translated from the coding sequence ATGAGGGTCGTCGTGGCGGTGGACGACGCGGGGCTGCTGGTCGACGGACTGCGCCGCGAGGGCATCGACGTGATCGCGGTGGTCGCGGCCGCGGCACCCGCCCTCGCCGCGGCGGACGGGATGCTGGGCATCGACGCCGAGACGCTGCTGCGCGCCCTCGCCGACGCCGACGCCCTGGTCGTCTCGGTGTCGCGCGCGACCATATCGCCGACCGTCGTCGCCCTCTGCGACCGTGCGGGCACGCGCGTTCTGCCGCTGGTCGAGGATGCGGCGGGGGAGCGGGTCGCCGCGGCGTGCGGGCTGGAAGCCCCGCTCAGCAGGCAGATCGAGCCGTGGCGCATCGCCGAGGCGCTCTCGGCCGCACCGGCTGCGTCGGCGCCCTCGCCCGCACCCCGCGCGCAGCCGCGCGTGATCGCCGTCTGGGGAGCGGCCGGCGCCCCCGGGCGTTCCACGGTCGCCACCGAGCTCGCCGTCGAGCTCGCACGCGGGGGCCGCCACGTGGCGCTGGTCGACGCCGACACCCACGCGCCGTCGCTCGCGCTCACGCTGGGCCTCGCCGACGAGGGGCCGGGCTTCGCCGCGGCCTGCCGGCAGGCCGAGCTCGGCGGCCTCGACGCCCGCGAGCTCACCCGCATCGCGGTGCCGCTCGGCCGCACCGGTGTCGACGTCCTCACCGGCATCAACCGACCGTCGCGCTGGCCCGAGCTGAGCGACCGGCGCGTGGCCGCGGCGCTCGCCGCCTGCCGCGAATGGGCGGACTACACGGTGGTCGACGTGGCATCGTCGCTCGAGCGCGACGAAGAGATCGTGAGCGACCTCGACGGTCCCCGGCGAAACGCCGCCACCCTCGCCGCGTTGCGCAGCGCGGATCTCGTCGTCGCGGTCGTGGCCGCCGATCCCGTCGGCATCGCCCGGTTCCTGCGCGGTCACGCAGATCTGCGCGCGACCATCGGGGCGACCCCTGTGGCCGTCGTGGCGAACCGCCTGCGGCCTGGCACCCTCGGCATCGACGCCCGCGGGCAGGTGCGGCGCACCCTCGACCGGTTCGGCGGCATCGAAGACGTCTGGTTCCTGCCGCAGGATGCCAGATCGACGGATGCCGCGATCCTCGCATCGCTGCCGATCGCCGAGGTCGCGCCGCGCGCGCCGCTCACCCTGGCGGTGCGTCGCTTCGTGGGCGAGGCGGTCGTGCCCGCGCCCGAGCCGCAGCGGGCGGCGAGCGGCGGCCGCCGCGGCGTCGGCAGGGGGCGCAGCCGTCGCGCCGCGCGGCCCGGCGCCGACGAGGTCGCTCGTGTCGGCGCGCCGGTGGGGTGA
- a CDS encoding helix-turn-helix domain-containing protein gives MSDDPTSNVRLLAPAQVGEVLGVSVDEVMALVLEGRLRGLRVGAPARWRVEAASVSEYLDEQAEEARRMALWRQSQTASFPELWGSGFVRKQD, from the coding sequence ATGTCCGATGACCCGACGTCGAACGTGCGTCTGCTCGCCCCCGCCCAGGTGGGCGAGGTGCTCGGCGTCTCCGTCGACGAGGTCATGGCACTCGTGCTGGAAGGTCGCCTGCGCGGCCTTCGGGTGGGTGCTCCCGCACGCTGGCGCGTGGAGGCGGCGAGCGTGAGCGAATACCTCGACGAGCAGGCCGAGGAGGCGCGGCGGATGGCGCTGTGGCGGCAGTCGCAGACCGCCAGCTTCCCGGAACTGTGGGGCAGCGGCTTCGTCCGCAAGCAGGACTGA